In the genome of Methanofastidiosum sp., one region contains:
- the msrA gene encoding peptide-methionine (S)-S-oxide reductase MsrA: MSKNQKATFAAGCFWGIESAFCQIDGVISTQVGYSGGHTQNPTYEEVCTDRTGHAESVLIEFNPEVVSYERLLEIFWNIHDPTTLNRQGPDVGSQYRSIVFYHSEEQKNKALAYKEKLEKSGRFSKKIVTEIMPESIFYRAEEYHQKYFHKRGIVKCKSK; the protein is encoded by the coding sequence ATGAGCAAAAATCAAAAAGCAACATTTGCGGCCGGATGTTTTTGGGGGATAGAATCAGCATTCTGCCAGATAGATGGAGTCATATCAACACAGGTGGGGTATTCTGGAGGCCATACTCAAAATCCAACCTATGAAGAGGTATGCACAGACAGGACAGGACATGCAGAATCTGTACTAATCGAGTTTAACCCTGAAGTAGTATCCTATGAAAGACTTTTAGAAATATTCTGGAACATACATGATCCAACGACCCTTAATAGACAAGGCCCAGATGTTGGAAGCCAGTACCGGTCAATTGTATTCTATCATAGCGAGGAGCAGAAAAATAAAGCATTGGCATATAAAGAAAAACTTGAAAAATCTGGTAGATTTAGTAAAAAAATAGTAACAGAGATTATGCCTGAAAGTATATTTTATAGGGCGGAGGAGTACCACCAGAAGTATTTCCATAAACGTGGCATAGTAAAGTGCAAATCTAAATAA
- a CDS encoding anion transporter: protein MISIGILLVVFSLIAIRQVGKIKLEIWQVMFFGAFACLITGQISPNEAFRSINLDVILFLFGMFVVGVGLEESGYLSHISYKIFKRAKTPDELLFLILFVIGTASAFLMNDTLAIIGTPVVLHLSRKHKTSPKLLLLTLAFAVTIGSVMSPIGNPQNLLIALEGNIKNPFVLFFKYLLIPTMINLAVAFFLLRFFYKDNFHTNPLNHSEEPIKNRRLAILSKVSLFLIVAMILLKISIVTSGVNIDFRLTYISLVASLPILIFAQNRYEILKNVDWKTLIFFVSMFILMQSVWNSGFIQEIISNMDLNITNLVMIFIVSIVLSQFISNVPLVALYLPMLLEAGASSKEMLALAAGSTIAGNLFILGAASTVIIIQNAEKKANETITFFEFAKIGIPMTTLNTLVYYLYLSLF, encoded by the coding sequence GTGATTTCAATAGGGATACTCTTAGTAGTATTTTCTTTGATTGCGATAAGGCAAGTTGGAAAAATTAAATTAGAAATATGGCAAGTAATGTTCTTCGGGGCTTTTGCTTGCCTTATTACGGGTCAAATATCGCCAAATGAAGCCTTTAGGTCTATTAATCTTGATGTAATCCTTTTTCTGTTTGGGATGTTTGTGGTGGGTGTTGGGCTTGAAGAAAGTGGATATCTTTCCCATATTTCATACAAAATCTTTAAGAGGGCAAAAACTCCTGACGAGTTATTATTCCTAATTCTTTTTGTTATTGGAACTGCCTCTGCATTTTTGATGAATGATACTCTCGCAATAATCGGAACGCCTGTAGTTCTTCACCTAAGTAGAAAACATAAGACTTCTCCAAAACTACTACTCTTGACTTTAGCCTTTGCAGTTACTATCGGAAGTGTAATGAGTCCAATTGGAAATCCTCAGAATCTTCTAATAGCCCTAGAAGGAAATATAAAAAATCCCTTCGTATTATTCTTTAAATATCTTTTAATCCCTACGATGATAAATTTGGCCGTTGCATTTTTCTTGTTGAGATTTTTCTATAAAGATAATTTCCATACTAATCCACTTAATCATTCAGAAGAGCCAATAAAAAATAGGAGGCTTGCGATTCTATCCAAAGTTTCCCTTTTTCTCATTGTAGCAATGATTCTCCTGAAGATCTCTATAGTAACTTCTGGGGTAAACATTGATTTTAGACTAACATATATCTCTCTAGTTGCTTCTTTGCCCATACTTATTTTTGCACAGAATAGATATGAAATTCTAAAAAATGTAGACTGGAAGACATTGATATTTTTTGTATCGATGTTCATCTTGATGCAAAGTGTTTGGAACAGCGGATTCATTCAAGAAATAATAAGCAATATGGATCTAAATATAACAAATCTAGTGATGATCTTTATTGTGAGTATAGTGCTAAGTCAGTTCATTTCAAATGTTCCACTTGTTGCATTGTACCTACCAATGTTACTTGAAGCTGGCGCTTCTTCAAAAGAGATGTTAGCACTCGCTGCAGGTAGCACCATTGCAGGCAATTTATTCATTTTAGGAGCGGCAAGCACAGTCATTATCATTCAGAATGCAGAAAAGAAGGCAAATGAAACTATTACCTTCTTTGAGTTTGCAAAAATAGGTATACCTATGACTACACTTAATACCCTAGTATATTACTTATATCTTTCTCTATTTTAA